One part of the Coffea eugenioides isolate CCC68of chromosome 10, Ceug_1.0, whole genome shotgun sequence genome encodes these proteins:
- the LOC113749295 gene encoding LOW QUALITY PROTEIN: cytochrome P450 81F2-like (The sequence of the model RefSeq protein was modified relative to this genomic sequence to represent the inferred CDS: substituted 1 base at 1 genomic stop codon), translating to METLYLYLPLLILALQILTNRILHKIQNLPPSPFPALPFLGHLYLLKKPFHKSLSALSSRYGPVLSLRLGCIPVVLVSSPLAAEECLAKNDIIFANRPNFLNGKYFGYNYTSLPWSSYGEHWRNLRKISSLEVLSSHKLQLLSAIRADEVLSLIRKLFRVSVEDPGQFADMXSACFDLTFNVMTRMITGNRYYGENIENSEEARIFHEITSEAAKVNPKANVLDFLPFMRWFGLRDVVEKMSEIQERRDKFMQNVIDEHRARAGASGEKRTMIGALLDLHEKEPEYYSEETIRNLMLVLLQAGSDTTASTMEWAMAYLLDNPEVLKKAQAEIDQEVGQGRFIAECDLPQLPYLRCIINETLRLQPVTPLLMPHKASQDCIVGGYRVPRGTVLFVNAWDIQHNSRYWDDPEKFMPQRFEAWVGGKEEFKFIPFGSGRRGCPGNNLAIHVLGLALGSLLQSFNWETRDGKKMDMSEGIGVPVHRVQPLVAKCCPRPNMLKLLSQISTKSACLH from the exons ATGGAAactctgtatctgtatctgccTCTTCTGATCTTAGCCCTTCAGATTTTGACCAACCGAATCCTTCACAAGATTCAAAATCTTCCACCATCCCCTTTTCCAGCCCTGCCATTTCTTGGCCATCTCTATTTACTCAAGAAACCTTTCCATAAATCTTTATCAGCGCTCTCTAGCCGCTATGGTCCAGTTCTTTCCCTCAGGCTAGGCTGTATCCCGGTTGTTCTCGTCTCATCTCCATTGGCAGCTGAAGAATGCTTAGCCAAAAATGATATCATTTTTGCAAATCGTCCCAACTTTCTCAATGGGAAATACTTTGGCTACAATTATACCAGCCTCCCCTGGTCCTCCTACGGTGAACATTGGAGGAACCTCCGCAAGATTTCATCTCTTGAAGTTTTGTCATCCCACAAACTACAGTTGTTGTCAGCTATTCGTGCTGATGAGGTCTTGTCTTTGATTCGGAAGCTGTTTCGAGTTTCCGTGGAAGATCCTGGTCAATTCGCTGATATGTGATCAGCTTGCTTTGATCTCACATTCAATGTTATGACTAGGATGATTACTGGAAATAGGTACTATGGAGAAAATATAGAGAACTCAGAAGAGGCTAGAATTTTCCATGAGATAACTTCTGAGGCAGCAAAGGTGAATCCCAAGGCCAATGTTCTTGATTTCTTGCCCTTCATGCGGTGGTTTGGATTGAGAGACGTGGTGGAAAAGATGAGTGAAATACAGGAGAGAAGAGACAAGTTTATGCAGAACGTAATTGATGAACATCGTGCTCGTGCTGGTGCTTCAGGAGAGAAGAGAACCATGATCGGAGCTTTATTGGATTTGCATGAAAAGGAACCTGAGTACTACAGTGAGGAAACTATAAGAAACCTCATGTTG GTACTACTACAAGCAGGATCAGATACAACTGCCAGTACAATGGAGTGGGCAATGGCATACTTGCTGGACAATCCAGAGGTTTTAAAGAAGGCACAGGCTGAAATTGACCAAGAAGTGGGACAAGGGCGTTTCATTGCTGAATGTGATCTGCCTCAACTTCCTTACCTCCGCTGCATAATAAATGAGACCCTGCGTTTGCAGCCTGTAACGCCACTTCTGATGCCTCACAAAGCTTCCCAAGATTGCATCGTTGGAGGCTATCGAGTTCCACGCGGAACCGTTCTGTTTGTGAATGCTTGGGACATACAACATAATTCCAGGTACTGGGATGATCCTGAGAAGTTCATGCCTCAGAGATTTGAAGCATGGGTCGGAGGAAAAGAGGAGTTCAAGTTTATTCCCTTTGGCTCGGGGAGAAGAGGCTGTCCTGGAAATAACTTGGCAATCCATGTTCTTGGATTGGCTTTGGGATCATTACTCCAGAGCTTCAACTGGGAAACCAGGGATGGTAAGAAGATGGACATGAGTGAAGGAATAGGAGTTCCTGTGCACAGGGTTCAGCCTTTGGTGGCTAAATGTTGTCCACGGCCAAACATGTTGAAACTTCTCTCCCAAATTTCAACCAAGTCCGCATGCTTGCACTGA